The Candidatus Binataceae bacterium genomic sequence CCGAAGGCGACGACCGACTTCTGCAGGACAAATGCCTCAGCATGGGGGCTACGGCACTGCACGCCGCGCAGCCGAGACAGGCCGAGGAACGCTTCCTCGTCGAACCAGTCGTGCGCCGCCTGGGACGGGTAGTGCTTATGCAAAAGGCGGGCCTTCTCCTCGGCTACCTCGGCCGATAAAGGATGGAACAGAGTGGGTTGCGGTGTGTCCGATTCCCACTTGAGGATCTCGTAGCCGAGGATCAGGTGGTCCCTGAATTCTGTGGGCAGGAGCTCAGCGAGCAGCCTATGGTCTTGGTGAGCGTCGCCGCGATGCGGGCCGAACACTACCCGCGGATTGCATGATCTACGAAACTCGTTGAGGGCATCCTTGATTCGTTCCCAATGCGCAGGTGCCCGACCGTCCGGAATGTCGAGAATGCTCACCTCGACGTCCGCGCCGGTGCAGAGGGCGACGAGCGCCTCCGACTCCTCGGCTTCGCGTTCGGTGCCGCGGCCCGACAGCACCAGCCCCCGTACCCGCAGTCCCGGCTCGGCCGCGGCCAAAGTCAGCAGGGTGCCACCCATGCCGATCGCAATGTCGTCACAATGCGCGCCGACGGTCGCGATCTCACCAAGTGCGCCGGTAAAAAGTTGGATCATCTCGCCGCGAACGCGTCGACTTTCGTCTCAGCGGCACGGCGCTCCCATAGCATCCATGGACGCTCGCCGCGGTGATACGCATCGTCGAGTTCGGCCCGCTCCTTGAAGGTGTCGGCGGGCGCCCAGAACCCTGTGTGCTTGTAGCCGAACAGCCTTCCCTGTCCCGCCAATGTTCCGCAGGCATCGGCGACAAGATCTCCGCCGGGAGGCAGGAAGTCGAAGACCTCCTCGGAAAGCACGAAGTAACCGCCGTTAACCCACACCGATAGATCGGAAACTGGCATGATGTCCTTGACCTCGCCGGCCTCGCTGACATCGACGCAGTGAAACGATTGCTGCGGCGGGACCACCATCATCGACACGGCCGCGCCCGAGGCGTACAAGTTCTCGATCATGTCATTCAGCGGAGCATCGGTGAGCACGTCGGCATAGTTGGCCAGGAAATGCTCGTCGCCGTCGAGGTAGCCGCGAACACGACGCAGACGCTCACCGATTGGGGATTCCAGGCCGGTGTCGACGAAAGTGATCGACCAGTCACTGATATCGGAATTCAGTAGGTCGATCCGGTTGCCGCACATCACGAAATCGTTGGATGCCGACTCCTTGTAGTTCAGAAAGAAGTCCTTGATGTGGGACGCACCGTATCCAAGGCACAGGATGAAGTCCTTGTGGCCGAAGTGGGCGTAGTACCGCATCACATGCCAGAGCAGCGGACGCGGACCGACCATCTGCATCGGTT encodes the following:
- a CDS encoding PIG-L family deacetylase, yielding MIQLFTGALGEIATVGAHCDDIAIGMGGTLLTLAAAEPGLRVRGLVLSGRGTEREAEESEALVALCTGADVEVSILDIPDGRAPAHWERIKDALNEFRRSCNPRVVFGPHRGDAHQDHRLLAELLPTEFRDHLILGYEILKWESDTPQPTLFHPLSAEVAEEKARLLHKHYPSQAAHDWFDEEAFLGLSRLRGVQCRSPHAEAFVLQKSVVAFGGL